A single window of Banduia mediterranea DNA harbors:
- a CDS encoding enoyl-CoA hydratase/isomerase family protein, which yields MTETDGGSSEAILSRLEDGILHLTLNRPSARNALTAEMISTLTRQFAAIAGLPELRAVVLRGSQGHFCAGADLRAVFVGADAEGRDPALEYSEGLARLLKAVRDTPAVVIVVCEGAVLGDGLGLACVGDIVMAHRATRFSVPETSRGLPPAQIAPYLVERVGLPVARRLCLTGAQFDGVEASAIGLADDVFDGEEALQHRLTDLITDVMRCAPRANALTKHLLLSLVAEPDAEFTRQAGLLFTSAVRGAEAREGIEAFLQKRRPRWDYGSGR from the coding sequence GTGACAGAGACTGACGGCGGAAGTTCCGAAGCCATCCTGAGTCGCCTTGAGGACGGAATTCTTCATCTCACCCTGAACCGGCCGAGTGCGCGCAATGCGCTGACTGCCGAGATGATCTCCACGCTGACTCGACAGTTTGCGGCGATTGCCGGGCTGCCGGAGTTGCGGGCGGTTGTACTGCGGGGTTCGCAAGGCCACTTCTGCGCCGGAGCCGACCTGCGCGCCGTGTTTGTGGGTGCAGATGCCGAGGGCCGGGATCCGGCGCTGGAATATTCCGAAGGATTGGCACGCTTGCTCAAAGCGGTGAGAGACACGCCTGCCGTGGTCATTGTGGTCTGCGAGGGCGCGGTGCTGGGCGATGGCCTGGGGCTGGCCTGCGTCGGCGATATCGTCATGGCGCACCGGGCCACGCGCTTCTCGGTGCCCGAGACCAGCCGAGGCCTGCCGCCCGCGCAGATCGCCCCCTATCTGGTCGAGCGCGTGGGTTTGCCTGTTGCGCGCCGCTTGTGCCTGACGGGCGCTCAGTTCGACGGCGTGGAAGCCTCCGCGATCGGCTTGGCGGACGACGTTTTTGATGGCGAAGAGGCCTTGCAACACCGCCTGACGGATCTGATCACCGATGTGATGCGCTGCGCGCCTCGCGCCAACGCCTTGACCAAGCACTTGCTGCTCAGTCTGGTCGCCGAGCCGGATGCCGAATTCACGCGGCAGGCCGGACTGCTGTTCACCAGCGCCGTTCGCGGGGCGGAGGCTCGTGAGGGCATCGAGGCCTTCCTGCAGAAGCGGAGGCCGCGCTGGGACTACGGCAGCGGGCGATAG
- a CDS encoding phosphatidylglycerophosphatase A family protein, translated as MKSSAFRVAPKFPARLIMTTPVHFLAFGFGSGLARKAPGTWGTLAALPIALALLWLPWPVYAALLLILSIVGVRICGESCRRLGVPDHPGVVFDEIVAYLLTVVPLLPALGLWPWPIWTGLLAGFVLFRIFDIAKPWPIRWLDAHVDGGLGVMIDDLAAGLVSALLLAGAAWLGTEFLA; from the coding sequence ATGAAGAGCAGCGCTTTTCGCGTTGCGCCGAAGTTCCCGGCGCGCCTGATCATGACGACACCGGTACATTTTCTGGCCTTCGGGTTCGGCAGCGGGCTTGCACGCAAGGCGCCCGGCACCTGGGGCACGCTGGCTGCGCTGCCGATCGCACTCGCGCTGCTGTGGCTCCCATGGCCGGTCTACGCGGCCTTGCTGCTGATCCTGTCGATCGTCGGCGTGCGTATTTGCGGCGAGAGTTGCCGGCGTCTGGGCGTACCGGATCACCCTGGCGTGGTTTTCGACGAAATCGTGGCCTATCTGTTGACCGTCGTCCCGCTGCTGCCGGCGCTGGGACTTTGGCCATGGCCGATCTGGACCGGGCTGCTGGCCGGATTTGTTCTGTTCCGGATCTTCGACATTGCCAAGCCCTGGCCGATACGCTGGTTGGATGCGCACGTCGATGGTGGCCTCGGCGTGATGATTGACGATCTGGCGGCGGGTCTGGTGTCTGCCTTGCTGCTCGCGGGGGCCGCATGGCTCGGCACGGAGTTCCTTGCGTGA
- a CDS encoding electron transfer flavoprotein-ubiquinone oxidoreductase, whose product MTVERDVMEYDVVVVGAGPAGLAAACRLKQIAEEAGKEINVCVVEKGSEVGAHILSGAVFEPRALDELFPDWKDRGAPLNAPVVRDDVYLFRSETAATKLPNLFVPKTMHNEGNYIISLGNLCRWLGEQAEALGVEIYPGFAAQDAIIEDGIVRGIVTGDLGVDREGKPKEGAYTPGMELRAKYTLFAEGCRGHIGKRLLEQYNLREGVDPQHFGIGLKELWEIDPAKHEKGLVVHGAGWPLDDANPGGSFLYHLEDNMVVVGLIVDLSYTNPFLSPFDEFQRFKHHPVIKQYLEGGKRVSYGARAITKGGYNSLPKMVFPGGALIGCDLGTLNFAKIKGSHTAMKSGMLAAEAVAEKLAGGAEGGDVVSAYPEKFKASWLSDELFRSRNFGPAIHKYGVLLGGAFNYLDQNWFGGKLPLTLHDTKPDHECLKKAAESKRITYAKPDGKLSFDKLSSVFLSSTNHEEDQPIHLTLKDPSIPIDKNLPLYDEPAQRYCPAGVYEVVDADNGGKRFQINAQNCVHCKTCDIKDPAQNIVWIAPEGSGGPNYPNM is encoded by the coding sequence ATGACTGTAGAACGTGATGTGATGGAGTATGACGTCGTCGTCGTCGGCGCCGGCCCTGCCGGTCTCGCCGCCGCATGCCGCCTGAAACAGATTGCCGAGGAAGCCGGCAAGGAAATCAACGTCTGCGTCGTTGAGAAAGGTTCGGAGGTCGGCGCCCACATCCTGTCCGGCGCGGTGTTTGAACCGCGTGCCCTGGACGAGCTGTTCCCTGACTGGAAAGACCGAGGCGCGCCCCTGAACGCGCCGGTCGTGCGGGACGACGTCTATCTGTTTCGCAGCGAAACGGCGGCCACCAAGCTGCCGAATCTGTTTGTGCCGAAAACCATGCACAACGAAGGCAACTACATCATCTCGCTGGGCAATCTGTGCCGCTGGCTCGGAGAACAGGCCGAAGCGCTCGGCGTTGAAATCTATCCGGGCTTCGCTGCGCAGGATGCGATCATCGAAGATGGAATCGTGCGCGGGATCGTTACCGGCGACCTCGGTGTCGACCGCGAAGGCAAGCCCAAGGAAGGCGCCTATACCCCGGGCATGGAACTGCGTGCCAAGTACACGCTATTTGCGGAAGGTTGCCGAGGCCATATCGGCAAGCGACTGCTCGAACAGTACAACTTGCGCGAAGGTGTCGATCCCCAGCATTTCGGCATCGGGCTCAAGGAGCTTTGGGAAATCGACCCGGCCAAGCACGAGAAGGGTCTGGTCGTGCACGGCGCCGGCTGGCCCCTGGACGACGCCAACCCGGGCGGCTCGTTCCTGTACCACCTTGAAGACAACATGGTGGTGGTCGGGCTGATCGTGGATCTGTCCTACACCAATCCGTTTCTGTCACCGTTCGACGAATTCCAGCGCTTCAAGCATCACCCGGTGATCAAGCAGTATCTGGAAGGCGGCAAGCGTGTTTCCTATGGCGCGCGTGCGATCACCAAGGGCGGTTACAACTCGCTGCCGAAGATGGTGTTCCCGGGCGGCGCCTTGATCGGCTGTGATCTCGGCACGCTCAACTTCGCCAAGATCAAGGGCAGCCATACCGCGATGAAGTCCGGTATGCTCGCGGCCGAAGCCGTGGCCGAGAAGCTGGCCGGCGGCGCCGAGGGCGGTGATGTGGTTTCGGCCTACCCCGAGAAGTTCAAGGCAAGCTGGCTGAGTGACGAGCTGTTCCGTAGCCGCAACTTCGGCCCCGCGATCCACAAGTACGGTGTACTGCTCGGCGGCGCATTCAATTACCTGGATCAGAACTGGTTCGGCGGCAAGCTGCCGTTGACGCTGCACGACACCAAACCGGATCACGAATGCCTGAAGAAGGCGGCGGAATCCAAGCGCATTACTTACGCCAAGCCGGACGGCAAGCTGAGCTTCGACAAGCTGTCCTCGGTGTTTCTCTCAAGCACCAATCATGAGGAAGACCAGCCGATACATCTGACGCTGAAGGATCCCAGCATCCCGATCGACAAGAACCTTCCGTTATATGACGAGCCGGCGCAGCGCTATTGCCCGGCCGGCGTCTACGAAGTCGTGGATGCCGACAATGGCGGCAAGCGTTTTCAGATCAACGCGCAGAACTGCGTGCACTGCAAGACCTGTGACATCAAGGACCCGGCGCAGAACATTGTGTGGATTGCGCCTGAAGGTTCGGGTGGGCCCAACTACCCGAACATGTAG
- the thiL gene encoding thiamine-phosphate kinase has translation MGEFELIRRHFAELAPDGDGIVLGIGDDAAILDVPPDRQLVVTADTLVAGRHFPERTAAADVGWKSLAVNLSDLAAMGADACWVTLALSLPTLDDAWVAGFSEGFAELARLSGVALVGGDITCGPLTISVTAMGLVPRARALRRSGAKSGDWVVVTGTLGDAAAALARFGQARSVPIGTEAELRRRLERPVPRLDEGRGLLDLASAAIDISDGLLADLGHICTASGTGADLEAARLPASPALSVLVPDPMARLRYQATGGDDYELCLCIPDERLVLAMHVCALTPIGRISQTPGVRLHALDGTLHSFENNGFDHFA, from the coding sequence ATGGGCGAGTTCGAGCTGATTCGCCGACACTTCGCCGAGTTGGCACCGGACGGTGATGGGATCGTTCTGGGCATCGGTGACGATGCCGCGATCCTTGATGTTCCGCCGGACCGGCAGCTCGTGGTCACGGCGGACACCCTGGTGGCCGGGCGCCATTTTCCGGAGCGGACCGCCGCAGCAGATGTCGGATGGAAGTCGCTGGCGGTGAACCTCTCGGATTTGGCGGCGATGGGCGCGGATGCCTGTTGGGTCACGCTGGCGCTGAGTCTGCCGACGCTCGACGATGCCTGGGTGGCCGGATTTTCGGAAGGCTTCGCCGAACTCGCGCGGTTGAGCGGCGTCGCCCTGGTCGGCGGTGACATCACGTGTGGGCCGCTCACGATTTCGGTGACGGCGATGGGGCTGGTTCCGCGCGCTCGTGCGTTGCGTCGCAGCGGCGCCAAATCCGGCGATTGGGTTGTGGTGACCGGTACGCTCGGCGATGCAGCAGCCGCATTGGCCCGATTCGGTCAGGCGCGCAGTGTCCCCATCGGAACCGAAGCCGAGCTGCGCCGTCGCTTGGAGCGCCCAGTTCCACGTCTCGACGAGGGCAGGGGATTGCTGGATCTGGCGTCTGCGGCGATCGACATTTCCGACGGCCTGCTGGCCGATCTCGGGCATATTTGCACCGCAAGCGGAACAGGCGCCGATCTTGAGGCTGCTCGTCTGCCCGCCTCGCCGGCACTGAGCGTCCTGGTTCCCGATCCAATGGCACGATTGCGCTATCAGGCGACCGGTGGCGACGACTACGAACTCTGCCTGTGCATACCCGATGAGCGTCTCGTCCTGGCCATGCATGTCTGCGCACTGACTCCGATCGGTCGGATTTCGCAGACCCCGGGCGTGCGCCTGCATGCTCTGGACGGTACCCTGCACAGCTTCGAAAATAACGGATTCGACCATTTCGCATGA
- a CDS encoding electron transfer flavoprotein subunit beta/FixA family protein, giving the protein MKVLVSVKRVVDYNVRIQVKSDGSGVVTDGVKHSMNPFDEIAMEEAVRLREKGVVTEIVAVTIGGQKSEETLRTALAFGADRAVHVKEEGDIQPLTAAKALAAVFKKEEGKLFLLGKQAIDDDASQTGQMVAALLDCPQATFASKVEVEGETAKVTREIDSGLETLDIDLPAVVTVDLRLNEPRYLKLPDIMKAKKKPIDAMSFADLGITPGAGLKVTKTSPPPSRSKGVMVKTVDELVEALKSKGLV; this is encoded by the coding sequence ATGAAGGTTCTGGTCAGCGTCAAGCGCGTGGTGGACTACAACGTCCGCATACAGGTGAAATCGGATGGTAGCGGTGTGGTCACGGATGGCGTCAAGCACTCGATGAACCCGTTCGACGAGATCGCGATGGAGGAGGCCGTGCGTCTTCGCGAGAAGGGCGTGGTCACTGAAATCGTCGCCGTGACGATCGGCGGACAGAAGTCCGAGGAAACCCTGCGTACCGCCCTGGCCTTCGGTGCTGACCGCGCCGTGCACGTCAAGGAAGAGGGCGACATCCAGCCCCTGACCGCCGCCAAGGCCCTGGCCGCGGTATTCAAGAAGGAAGAGGGCAAGCTATTCCTGCTGGGCAAGCAGGCGATCGACGACGACGCCAGTCAGACCGGCCAGATGGTCGCGGCGCTGCTGGACTGCCCGCAGGCCACGTTCGCCTCCAAGGTCGAGGTCGAAGGTGAAACCGCCAAAGTCACGCGCGAAATCGATTCCGGTCTGGAAACCCTGGACATCGATCTGCCGGCCGTGGTCACCGTCGACCTGCGCTTGAATGAACCGCGCTACCTCAAGCTGCCGGACATCATGAAGGCCAAGAAGAAGCCGATCGATGCGATGAGCTTCGCCGATCTGGGCATCACCCCGGGGGCCGGTCTCAAGGTGACCAAGACCTCGCCGCCGCCGTCGCGCTCCAAGGGCGTGATGGTCAAGACCGTCGACGAACTGGTCGAAGCGCTGAAGTCCAAGGGCCTGGTCTGA
- a CDS encoding FecR domain-containing protein: MATLGLLMLAFVPPVWAEAGAVVSVWGRAAAQRGGQNLRLVENSAVESGDVLTTGGNGYLYVRMTNGEEIYLRPNAEFAIEDYQAPSSEAAPETGRSYYRLLKGAFRAVTHSLGRRDMDSYRVDSVAATMGIRGSIILGAIDAESGDLYFGVEEGGGVLGNANGTLNLDAGDYAVVSGPQFAPQPLSGQPGILAGEWTPPIGGGGGLAGDSAATSGATAAGIGAAVSAAAITGMAITVFGDDGNGAGTTSTTDTGK, from the coding sequence TTGGCCACGCTGGGCCTGTTGATGCTCGCGTTCGTGCCCCCGGTCTGGGCTGAAGCGGGCGCCGTCGTCTCGGTATGGGGCCGGGCCGCGGCGCAGCGTGGCGGCCAGAACCTCCGGCTGGTCGAGAATTCCGCGGTCGAAAGCGGGGACGTGCTGACGACCGGTGGCAATGGCTACCTCTACGTGCGCATGACCAATGGTGAGGAAATCTACTTGCGGCCAAACGCGGAATTCGCGATCGAGGACTATCAGGCGCCGAGCAGCGAGGCCGCGCCGGAGACGGGTCGCAGCTACTACCGTCTGCTGAAGGGCGCATTTCGCGCCGTGACCCATTCCCTGGGGCGCCGGGACATGGATAGCTACCGGGTGGATTCGGTGGCCGCCACGATGGGAATTCGCGGTTCGATCATTCTCGGTGCGATCGACGCCGAGTCCGGCGATCTTTACTTCGGCGTGGAGGAAGGCGGTGGCGTGCTCGGTAATGCCAACGGCACCCTGAATCTGGATGCAGGCGACTACGCTGTTGTCAGCGGGCCGCAATTCGCGCCGCAGCCCCTGAGCGGCCAGCCCGGTATTCTCGCTGGCGAGTGGACGCCGCCAATCGGCGGCGGGGGAGGACTGGCCGGTGATTCGGCCGCAACGTCCGGCGCCACCGCTGCCGGGATCGGCGCGGCGGTTTCTGCTGCTGCCATCACTGGGATGGCGATCACCGTATTCGGCGATGACGGCAACGGTGCTGGCACGACCTCGACCACGGACACCGGCAAATGA
- the nusB gene encoding transcription antitermination factor NusB — MKDQVRKDPMPQSRRGLARRLTVQALYSWLFNETPPERLLKQFREDPGLGRADAEYFQALLDGTVREAPQLLTHFTPHLDRPVHELDPMERAILMVGTYELVFCPDVPWRVVVNESVNLAKMFGGVDESFKFVNGVLDKVARSTRSVEVSAGL; from the coding sequence TTGAAAGATCAGGTTCGCAAAGATCCGATGCCGCAGAGCCGCCGCGGTCTGGCGCGCCGGCTGACCGTGCAGGCGCTGTACAGCTGGCTGTTCAACGAAACGCCGCCCGAGCGCCTGCTCAAGCAGTTCCGCGAGGATCCGGGCCTGGGGCGAGCCGATGCCGAATACTTTCAGGCGCTGCTCGACGGCACCGTGCGTGAGGCGCCGCAGTTGCTGACGCACTTCACGCCGCACCTGGACCGTCCCGTGCACGAGCTGGACCCGATGGAGCGCGCGATTCTGATGGTGGGAACCTACGAACTGGTGTTCTGTCCCGATGTGCCGTGGCGTGTCGTGGTCAACGAATCGGTCAATCTCGCCAAGATGTTCGGCGGCGTCGACGAAAGTTTCAAGTTCGTCAACGGCGTGCTCGACAAGGTCGCGCGCAGCACCCGTTCGGTGGAAGTCTCGGCCGGCCTTTGA
- a CDS encoding electron transfer flavoprotein subunit alpha/FixB family protein, with product MSKILIVGEHAEGKLNAGVGKVVAAAQGIGGDIDIVLFGDSLGEVASQAAALDGVAKVCTVERAENAKPMAAILAPQIVEIAKAGYSHVLFPGGTFGKDLAPRVSALLDVQQVSDIMAVHSASSFDRPTYAGNAIVTVEVPAEPMIVATVRLASFTAVGTGGAAAVEAKSVDASLPSHTRYVGLEAQRSDRPDLQSAPKVVSGGRALGSSENFEIIFKLADKMGAGVGASRAAVDSGYVPNDMQVGQTGKIIAPSLYVACGISGAIQHLAGIKDAGTIVAINKDEDAPIFEVADFGLVGDLFQIVPELTEKL from the coding sequence ATGAGCAAGATTCTGATCGTCGGCGAACACGCCGAAGGCAAATTGAACGCGGGTGTCGGCAAGGTTGTAGCCGCTGCCCAGGGCATCGGCGGCGATATCGACATCGTGCTGTTCGGCGACAGTCTCGGTGAGGTCGCCTCGCAGGCGGCGGCGCTGGACGGCGTGGCCAAGGTCTGCACGGTGGAACGTGCCGAGAACGCCAAGCCGATGGCTGCGATTCTCGCGCCTCAGATCGTCGAGATTGCCAAGGCTGGTTACAGCCACGTGCTGTTCCCCGGTGGCACCTTCGGCAAGGACCTCGCGCCGCGCGTTTCCGCGCTGCTCGACGTCCAGCAGGTTTCGGACATCATGGCCGTGCACAGTGCCAGCAGTTTCGACCGTCCGACCTATGCAGGCAACGCCATTGTTACGGTTGAGGTACCCGCAGAGCCGATGATTGTCGCCACCGTGCGTCTTGCCTCGTTCACGGCGGTGGGCACCGGCGGCGCGGCGGCGGTCGAGGCCAAGAGTGTCGACGCGTCGCTGCCTTCCCACACCCGATACGTCGGTCTGGAAGCGCAGAGGTCGGATCGTCCCGATCTGCAATCGGCACCCAAGGTCGTTTCCGGTGGTCGGGCGCTCGGCAGCTCCGAGAACTTCGAGATCATCTTCAAGCTCGCGGACAAGATGGGCGCTGGCGTCGGCGCCTCACGCGCCGCGGTCGACTCCGGCTACGTGCCGAACGACATGCAGGTCGGCCAGACCGGCAAGATCATCGCGCCGTCGCTGTACGTGGCTTGCGGAATCTCGGGCGCGATCCAGCATCTTGCCGGCATCAAGGATGCCGGAACGATCGTTGCGATCAACAAGGACGAAGACGCACCGATCTTCGAGGTGGCCGACTTCGGCCTGGTCGGCGATCTGTTCCAGATCGTGCCGGAACTGACCGAAAAGCTTTGA
- the ribH gene encoding 6,7-dimethyl-8-ribityllumazine synthase, which translates to MSADQKSGYAAPSPPAPGELMNTRIAIVATRWNCEIVDALIDGARQALSDWGVRGSNTRLYRVPGAFEVPLACERIAHGKHFDAVVALGAVIRGETPHFDFVAGECARGLQDVMLRYGIPLGFGVLTVDTVEQATARSGEGKDNKGYESAQAVLEMIRFEWGLETS; encoded by the coding sequence ATGAGTGCGGACCAAAAATCCGGTTATGCGGCACCATCGCCGCCGGCGCCGGGCGAGCTGATGAATACCCGGATCGCGATCGTCGCCACGCGCTGGAATTGCGAGATCGTCGATGCGCTGATCGACGGCGCGCGGCAGGCGCTGTCGGATTGGGGCGTGCGCGGTTCCAATACCCGCCTGTACCGCGTGCCGGGGGCGTTCGAAGTGCCGCTGGCCTGCGAGCGTATCGCCCACGGCAAGCATTTCGACGCGGTGGTGGCGCTGGGCGCGGTGATTCGCGGCGAGACCCCGCATTTCGATTTCGTGGCCGGCGAATGCGCACGCGGCCTGCAGGATGTCATGCTGCGCTACGGAATCCCTCTGGGTTTCGGTGTGCTGACGGTCGATACGGTCGAGCAGGCCACCGCGCGATCAGGTGAGGGCAAGGATAACAAGGGTTACGAGTCCGCACAGGCGGTGCTCGAAATGATTCGATTCGAATGGGGGCTGGAAACGTCTTGA